The following are encoded in a window of Paenibacillaceae bacterium GAS479 genomic DNA:
- a CDS encoding Glycosyl transferase family 2 → MRESRPRPKGGKPSGKKARRKRTRKHSSGIAGYGPSSAPSKPNLLPVVSVIIPVMNERKTIAAVLRQARRVHPHTELIVVANGSTDGSAEIAARMGARVILVPRALGHDVGRSVGARAAKGKVLLFLDGDIIVPTSKLIPFVHAVASGATDIALNNYSGAVSSSTVHPVVLAKYSLNAMAGREDLKGASLTAIPHAISRNAVERIGLESLAVPPLAQVKAIVAGLVVSRTYPVNVGKLNRRRLERERTNPLHKLITGDHLEAACWLAENRGQSIWKLKREGQLFVSGLEPFSRLFEPLDDEPAEEQQQLSPLVSVLPDELLAGQQDVPTDVLLDDQPKTLTVKAMPVEQWNETDEALSVKTLLNDPPDDQPKLLPDEALSDEQRDELFDSLSVKTQINEQQQQNELPEVQNNEQQDELFEALSVGKEPVRLSDERQEAPRDKLPKILPKTLPKAQPEALPSPMLTEFEERSGFSC, encoded by the coding sequence ATGAGAGAGTCACGGCCACGCCCCAAGGGCGGGAAACCGTCCGGGAAAAAAGCCCGGAGGAAGAGAACGAGGAAACATTCCTCTGGTATTGCCGGCTATGGACCTAGTTCTGCTCCAAGCAAGCCGAATCTCCTGCCCGTAGTGTCGGTCATCATCCCGGTCATGAACGAGAGGAAAACGATCGCTGCTGTGCTTAGGCAAGCCAGGAGGGTCCATCCGCATACAGAGCTGATCGTCGTGGCTAATGGCTCCACGGACGGATCGGCCGAGATTGCGGCTCGTATGGGAGCTCGAGTAATCCTCGTTCCTCGTGCGCTGGGCCATGACGTCGGTCGCAGTGTAGGTGCACGCGCTGCTAAAGGCAAGGTGCTGCTATTCCTGGACGGAGACATCATCGTCCCGACATCAAAGTTGATTCCGTTCGTGCATGCAGTCGCCAGTGGGGCGACGGATATTGCCCTGAACAACTACTCCGGAGCGGTATCCAGTAGCACAGTGCATCCCGTCGTGCTTGCTAAATATTCGTTGAATGCGATGGCCGGACGCGAGGATCTCAAAGGAGCCTCACTAACTGCCATCCCGCATGCAATATCACGTAATGCTGTTGAGCGGATTGGTTTGGAGTCGTTGGCGGTGCCACCGCTAGCTCAAGTAAAGGCGATTGTAGCCGGACTGGTCGTCTCTAGGACCTACCCTGTCAATGTCGGAAAACTCAACCGCAGGCGGCTCGAACGTGAGCGTACGAACCCGCTTCATAAGCTTATTACCGGTGATCATTTGGAAGCCGCTTGTTGGCTGGCAGAGAACAGAGGTCAGTCGATTTGGAAGTTAAAAAGGGAGGGGCAGCTGTTTGTGAGCGGACTCGAACCCTTCTCTCGGTTATTTGAACCGCTGGATGATGAGCCTGCAGAAGAACAGCAGCAATTGTCACCGCTGGTGTCAGTGCTGCCGGATGAGCTTTTAGCTGGGCAGCAGGATGTACCGACAGATGTGTTGTTGGATGATCAGCCGAAAACGCTGACTGTCAAAGCAATGCCGGTTGAGCAATGGAATGAAACGGACGAAGCTTTATCCGTCAAAACACTGCTAAATGATCCGCCAGATGATCAGCCGAAATTATTGCCTGACGAAGCGCTGTCGGATGAGCAACGGGATGAGTTGTTCGATTCATTGTCCGTCAAAACACAGATAAATGAGCAACAGCAGCAGAATGAGCTGCCCGAAGTACAGAACAATGAGCAGCAGGATGAGCTTTTCGAAGCATTGTCCGTCGGGAAAGAGCCAGTTAGGTTGTCGGATGAGCGGCAAGAAGCACCGCGAGATAAGCTGCCAAAAATACTGCCAAAAACACTGCCAAAAGCACAGCCCGAAGCACTACCGTCCCCGATGCTTACGGAATTTGAAGAAAGGAGCGGATTCTCATGCTGA
- a CDS encoding spore maturation protein CgeB, with product MARHRPQLLGAGQKAGRSAGLDYGRRDGAISSAAASVVQPVLVKRSLRILYVPQGFYAIDQGVMDALQQHAEVVYSGDPARMQQQAAELRPDLVLVMNGLHVFPADHIPQITAIREMGIRTAIWFADDPYFTRETSQLVTHYDHIFTHELETIPFYQQLGAANVHYLPLGANPAMFQAKPVELQYRSDVCFVGQGFWNRIDILNKVLPALEGRRVVIAGGLWERLKSFSRYSPWIRPGYMPVEETVNFYNGAKIVLNIHRTTIPGQDNHNDAGLRGASINPRTYEISACGTLQLTDMRDDLVHYYTPGRDLATFKTASQLISKIRYYLNHEDERRAIAIRGMLRTLREHTFTARVGTLLDQLGLH from the coding sequence ATGGCAAGGCATAGGCCGCAGCTTTTGGGAGCAGGACAGAAGGCAGGCCGCTCAGCCGGTCTAGATTACGGAAGGCGTGACGGTGCTATTAGCAGTGCCGCTGCTTCAGTGGTTCAGCCTGTCTTAGTCAAACGCTCGCTCCGCATCCTTTATGTTCCACAGGGGTTCTATGCGATTGACCAGGGAGTAATGGACGCGCTCCAGCAGCATGCCGAGGTAGTCTATTCCGGCGATCCGGCAAGGATGCAGCAGCAGGCAGCCGAGCTTCGGCCGGATCTGGTGCTCGTGATGAATGGCCTGCATGTATTTCCGGCGGATCACATTCCTCAGATTACGGCAATCCGGGAGATGGGCATTCGGACGGCGATCTGGTTTGCAGATGATCCTTATTTTACGCGGGAAACTAGCCAACTCGTAACGCACTACGACCATATTTTCACGCATGAGCTGGAGACGATTCCGTTTTACCAGCAGCTCGGCGCGGCAAATGTGCATTATCTACCTCTTGGAGCGAATCCTGCGATGTTCCAGGCAAAACCAGTTGAGCTCCAGTACCGTAGCGATGTTTGCTTTGTTGGCCAGGGGTTTTGGAATCGTATCGACATTTTAAATAAAGTCCTCCCGGCACTGGAAGGGCGTCGGGTGGTCATCGCGGGTGGCTTGTGGGAACGCTTGAAAAGCTTCAGCAGGTACAGCCCATGGATTCGACCGGGTTACATGCCGGTTGAGGAAACAGTGAACTTTTACAATGGCGCTAAAATCGTTCTGAATATTCATCGGACGACGATTCCAGGCCAGGACAATCACAACGATGCAGGCTTGCGAGGGGCTTCGATCAATCCGCGAACCTACGAGATCTCTGCCTGCGGTACGTTACAGTTGACCGACATGCGGGATGATCTCGTGCACTATTACACACCGGGCCGAGACCTGGCTACCTTCAAAACTGCTTCCCAACTGATTTCCAAGATTCGTTACTATTTGAACCATGAAGACGAGCGTCGGGCCATTGCGATTCGTGGAATGTTGCGCACATTGCGCGAGCATACATTCACGGCTCGGGTTGGAACGCTGCTAGACCAGCTCGGTTTACATTGA
- a CDS encoding glycine oxidase, with protein sequence MKERVLILGGGIIGLSCALEAARSGDREVTIVERGSFGGQASGAAAGMLAPYSENPEQPDVFFEFCLDSLRRYPDWVRLVEERGGINVGLRRTGSIGVAFHEADLLPMQSRLRWQQAAGSGGELLDEANVARLEPLLAAGAVGGIYTPTEAHLDAPQLAAALEQACRQHGVRMAGGAGGLAALELHPPEGRRSPVRLSTESGDSYEADRLVICAGAWTGEFERMFGMPETIHPIRGQICSYEVPDGMVRHMVFSSQAYWVAKSGMRLVCGASEDVAGFCTDVTEKGIGRLERWSARTFPLLGGVMPKLRWAGLRPATRDGRPLIGRLEEYPQVIFAAGHYRNGILLAPATAAAVLSLLEDRPFPLLGAFHPERFRGSSSKETLASFSLAGVGAISVAAGEADAVAASAAGTVAADSVSGAVTSKASAVAADAAGTVAVSETGAVAADAVGTVAADSVSGAVTSKASAVAADAAGTVAVSEAGAVAASAAGTVAADSVSGAVTSKASAAGTVAVSEASAEAASAGGVVAVSEAGAVAARAVAASAGGTVAVAEASVEAIGAVSTVAVSKAGLVSPVVMDSAGADGTIRQVREI encoded by the coding sequence ATGAAAGAAAGAGTGTTAATACTCGGCGGCGGTATCATCGGTTTGTCATGCGCCCTTGAAGCGGCTCGCTCAGGAGACCGGGAGGTAACGATTGTTGAAAGAGGCAGCTTCGGCGGCCAAGCATCTGGCGCTGCCGCTGGAATGCTCGCTCCGTATTCCGAAAACCCGGAGCAGCCGGATGTTTTTTTTGAATTTTGTCTGGACAGCTTGCGCCGCTATCCCGACTGGGTGCGCCTGGTGGAGGAACGCGGCGGCATAAACGTCGGCTTGCGCCGCACTGGCAGCATAGGCGTCGCTTTTCATGAGGCGGACCTGCTGCCGATGCAGTCCCGTCTGCGCTGGCAACAGGCGGCTGGCAGCGGCGGTGAATTGCTTGATGAGGCAAATGTGGCTCGGCTGGAGCCGCTTCTTGCCGCGGGAGCGGTCGGCGGCATTTATACGCCGACGGAAGCTCATTTGGATGCGCCGCAGTTGGCGGCTGCACTTGAGCAGGCCTGTCGGCAGCATGGCGTGCGGATGGCTGGCGGTGCGGGCGGACTGGCCGCGCTTGAGTTGCATCCGCCGGAAGGACGGCGCAGCCCCGTTCGGCTGTCAACCGAGAGCGGGGACAGCTACGAGGCGGATCGGCTCGTGATTTGCGCCGGTGCTTGGACCGGCGAGTTCGAGCGGATGTTCGGAATGCCGGAGACGATCCATCCCATTCGCGGGCAGATTTGTTCTTACGAAGTGCCTGATGGCATGGTGCGTCATATGGTGTTTTCCAGCCAGGCGTACTGGGTGGCGAAATCAGGTATGAGGCTCGTCTGCGGCGCATCGGAGGATGTTGCCGGATTTTGCACGGATGTGACCGAAAAGGGCATCGGCCGACTGGAGCGCTGGAGCGCGCGAACCTTCCCGCTGCTGGGTGGAGTGATGCCCAAGCTGCGCTGGGCGGGCTTACGACCCGCGACCCGCGACGGCAGGCCGCTTATTGGCCGCCTTGAGGAGTATCCTCAAGTCATTTTCGCAGCTGGCCATTACCGCAATGGTATATTGCTCGCTCCAGCAACTGCCGCGGCAGTGCTATCGCTCCTGGAAGATCGACCTTTCCCGCTGCTAGGTGCTTTTCATCCAGAGCGCTTTCGGGGAAGCTCCTCGAAGGAGACTTTGGCGAGCTTTAGTTTGGCTGGTGTAGGAGCGATAAGCGTCGCGGCAGGCGAAGCAGATGCAGTAGCTGCAAGCGCAGCTGGAACAGTCGCGGCAGACTCAGTTAGCGGAGCCGTGACAAGCAAAGCAAGTGCAGTAGCTGCGGATGCAGCTGGAACAGTCGCAGTAAGTGAAACAGGTGCAGTAGCTGCGGATGCAGTTGGAACAGTCGCGGCAGACTCAGTCAGCGGAGCCGTGACAAGCAAAGCAAGTGCAGTAGCTGCGGATGCAGCTGGAACAGTCGCAGTAAGTGAAGCAGGTGCAGTAGCTGCAAGCGCAGCTGGAACAGTCGCGGCAGACTCAGTTAGCGGAGCCGTGACAAGCAAAGCAAGTGCAGCTGGAACAGTCGCAGTAAGTGAAGCAAGTGCAGAAGCTGCAAGCGCAGGTGGAGTAGTCGCAGTAAGTGAAGCAGGTGCAGTAGCTGCACGCGCAGTAGCTGCAAGCGCAGGTGGAACAGTCGCAGTAGCTGAAGCAAGTGTAGAAGCTATTGGTGCGGTAAGCACGGTCGCGGTAAGTAAAGCTGGCCTAGTCAGTCCGGTAGTGATGGACTCAGCGGGGGCTGATGGAACCATTCGCCAAGTGAGGGAGATTTAA
- a CDS encoding Glycosyltransferase involved in cell wall bisynthesis has product MDFRPKLLFFSHIGSPEAITGAEKLLLSTVIEMSVFADCVLIVPEEGILSGRASAAGIPVQVTGHIPIYYSMYQGLASVHDEVMQGTRSEGMERLYGLLIQHRPHAVWVNTCVHPLPAIAAKRLGIPVVWCLTETLRISAGTSQAVSLIEEYADRVIGISASTLSPLRIPSLIGKSEIVYPAVDTNRIEPWTWDSRRSSRRGQLRLHENSCLIGFIASHLYENKGLEHFIKMAGIVGAARPEAVFAVTGKPVDRAYYERCHRMAQANGMGSRFHWMPFEPDITNVYPALDVLVVPSIIEEGFGMTALEGLLFGKVVVAYASGGLAEIMHATGNTDWLVPMHDCSGLAERVIRLSANVPLRQEISARNQVTAHNEFGSAAYRQRLMASLEQLQLRHEPQPRIVRGSSMERYELRGWRLRPFRSREALVAAGWSGAPEQELPDGTLALLPRGEPIGETPKPERELRAKPERGARAKPERGARAKPERGARAKPERGARAKPERGARAKPGRGARAKPERGARAKPERGARAKPERGARAKPERGARAKPERGARAKTGQERSLRGKSGAAAKGATASKGGTGGKGRAAAKRRPTVKGDRLQRS; this is encoded by the coding sequence GTGGACTTCAGACCGAAACTGCTGTTCTTCTCGCATATCGGCAGCCCGGAGGCGATTACCGGTGCTGAGAAGTTATTGCTCTCCACAGTCATTGAGATGTCTGTATTTGCGGACTGCGTACTTATCGTGCCGGAAGAGGGCATCCTTTCGGGCCGCGCCTCTGCTGCCGGCATACCGGTGCAGGTCACAGGACATATCCCAATCTACTATTCGATGTATCAGGGGTTGGCTTCGGTTCATGACGAGGTTATGCAAGGGACGCGCAGCGAAGGCATGGAGCGATTGTACGGTTTGCTAATCCAGCACCGTCCTCATGCTGTATGGGTTAATACTTGTGTACATCCACTGCCAGCTATTGCCGCCAAGCGGCTTGGAATTCCCGTCGTCTGGTGCTTAACGGAAACATTGCGGATCTCGGCGGGAACAAGTCAGGCTGTTTCGCTCATCGAGGAATATGCGGATCGGGTTATCGGCATCTCGGCCTCGACGTTATCGCCGCTGAGGATTCCGTCTCTCATAGGAAAGTCGGAGATCGTTTATCCCGCAGTGGACACGAACAGGATTGAGCCATGGACATGGGACTCTAGGCGGAGCAGTCGCAGAGGGCAGCTTCGGCTACATGAGAACAGTTGTCTCATCGGCTTTATTGCCTCACATCTCTATGAAAATAAAGGCTTGGAACACTTTATTAAAATGGCTGGCATTGTTGGAGCCGCTCGGCCTGAAGCGGTATTCGCTGTCACCGGGAAACCGGTAGATCGGGCTTATTACGAGCGATGCCACCGGATGGCGCAAGCGAATGGGATGGGAAGTCGTTTCCACTGGATGCCTTTTGAGCCGGATATAACGAATGTTTATCCTGCTTTGGATGTCCTTGTCGTTCCGAGCATTATCGAAGAAGGCTTCGGTATGACGGCGCTTGAAGGGTTGCTGTTTGGCAAAGTGGTCGTCGCCTACGCTTCCGGAGGGCTTGCCGAGATCATGCATGCAACCGGCAATACCGACTGGCTCGTTCCGATGCATGATTGTTCCGGGCTGGCAGAGCGGGTTATCCGTTTGAGTGCAAATGTACCTTTGCGTCAAGAGATTAGCGCTCGCAATCAGGTAACTGCGCATAATGAATTCGGCTCCGCAGCGTATCGCCAGCGGCTAATGGCGAGCCTGGAGCAGTTGCAGCTGCGACATGAGCCGCAGCCGCGCATCGTTCGCGGCAGCAGCATGGAGCGTTACGAGCTGAGAGGCTGGCGGCTGCGGCCTTTCAGGAGCCGCGAAGCGCTGGTAGCGGCAGGCTGGAGCGGCGCGCCGGAGCAGGAGCTGCCGGATGGCACGCTCGCGCTATTGCCGCGCGGCGAGCCAATCGGCGAAACGCCGAAGCCGGAGCGCGAGTTGCGAGCGAAGCCGGAGCGAGGTGCGCGAGCGAAGCCGGAGCGAGGTGCGCGAGCGAAGCCGGAGCGAGGTGCGCGAGCGAAGCCGGAGCGAGGTGCGCGAGCGAAGCCGGAGCGAGGTGCGCGAGCGAAGCCGGGGCGAGGGGCGCGAGCGAAGCCGGAGCGAGGTGCGCGAGCGAAGCCGGAGCGAGGTGCGCGAGCGAAGCCGGAGCGCGGTGCGCGTGCGAAGCCGGAGCGAGGGGCGCGTGCGAAGCCGGAGCGAGGGGCGCGTGCGAAGACGGGGCAGGAGCGAAGCCTGCGCGGCAAGAGCGGAGCGGCAGCTAAGGGTGCTACGGCCAGTAAAGGCGGAACGGGCGGCAAAGGTAGAGCAGCCGCCAAACGCAGACCGACTGTCAAGGGCGACCGCCTGCAGCGTAGCTAG
- a CDS encoding spore maturation protein CgeB — protein sequence MTAKSLGSKRIAMRRARNVPSARSVPSARSVSSARSVPSARSVRSARGSRGAKRVAKRSTVRQVTGEVQRGREAGFAKGVEHGRWYGKCEAVISKMQFQPPVFPIHVMFVATAKGYPYAPLDAAIADTLRSMTARFSLTNVQQPVVQQAEALRPDVVIFLDGLQYPPDQVDAIRALGIRTAIWFTDDPYYSDITRSLAPHYDYVFTLESNCVEFYRQLGCQNVFYLPLGVNPAEFRPRNPDLSLRREISFVGSAYHKRVDFFNQITPYLLTRDVSITGLWWDRLNDYKLMQSRVRAGEWMGPLDTAANYNGAKIVINMHRAHDDETFNSNTVSQVTAISPNPRTFEISACGTLQLTDIRDDLARFYVPGVEIDTYSTPHELVQKLDYYLNNEEARQAVALRAMYRTMKEHTYAHRLTTMLSIMFPL from the coding sequence TTGACTGCTAAATCGCTGGGCAGTAAGCGCATCGCGATGCGCCGCGCACGAAACGTGCCAAGCGCACGAAGCGTGCCAAGCGCACGAAGTGTGTCAAGCGCACGAAGCGTGCCAAGCGCACGAAGCGTGCGAAGTGCACGAGGCTCACGAGGCGCAAAAAGAGTAGCGAAGCGCAGTACTGTGCGGCAGGTGACAGGGGAGGTGCAAAGGGGCCGCGAAGCCGGTTTTGCTAAGGGCGTGGAACATGGACGATGGTATGGCAAATGCGAGGCTGTGATCAGCAAGATGCAGTTTCAGCCGCCGGTATTCCCAATTCATGTGATGTTCGTGGCTACCGCGAAAGGATATCCGTACGCGCCGCTTGATGCCGCTATAGCTGACACTCTCCGCTCCATGACCGCCCGGTTCAGCTTAACTAACGTACAACAGCCGGTTGTTCAGCAAGCGGAGGCACTTCGGCCCGACGTAGTCATTTTCTTGGATGGACTTCAATACCCGCCCGATCAAGTAGATGCGATTCGCGCTCTTGGTATCCGTACGGCCATCTGGTTTACCGACGACCCTTATTATTCAGACATTACCCGAAGTCTGGCCCCGCATTATGATTATGTGTTTACGCTTGAAAGTAACTGCGTTGAATTCTACCGGCAGCTCGGCTGCCAAAATGTATTCTACCTGCCGCTCGGCGTCAATCCGGCCGAGTTCCGCCCCCGCAACCCCGACCTGTCGCTGCGCCGCGAAATCAGCTTTGTCGGCTCGGCCTATCATAAACGAGTTGATTTTTTCAATCAAATTACTCCTTATTTACTCACTCGAGACGTCTCCATCACCGGTCTCTGGTGGGATCGACTGAATGACTACAAGTTAATGCAATCCCGTGTCCGCGCTGGAGAGTGGATGGGACCACTGGATACAGCCGCCAATTACAACGGAGCAAAAATAGTAATCAACATGCACCGGGCTCATGACGACGAGACGTTCAACAGCAACACTGTATCTCAAGTGACCGCTATCTCGCCGAATCCCCGCACTTTCGAAATATCTGCTTGCGGCACTTTACAACTGACGGATATTCGCGATGATCTGGCTCGCTTCTATGTGCCCGGCGTTGAGATAGATACCTACTCCACGCCTCATGAATTGGTTCAGAAGCTCGATTATTACCTGAACAATGAGGAAGCTCGCCAAGCGGTCGCACTGCGCGCCATGTATCGGACGATGAAGGAGCATACCTACGCTCACCGTCTGACGACGATGTTATCAATCATGTTCCCTTTATGA
- a CDS encoding hydroxymethylpyrimidine/phosphomethylpyrimidine kinase, giving the protein MSGWIAPAVTGGYEPVKRVLTIAGSDSGGGAGIQADLKTFQELGVFGMSVVTAITAQNSLGVQGVHPLSVEVVAQQLDSVLDDIGADAIKTGMLFSSELIEAICVKLEYSRIRSLVVDPVMISKHGSRLLEAQAVESMIGQLFPLAEVITPNLPEACALLGWDESELATVDQMEAAARELLKLGSRHVLLKGGHLSGGSEAVDILLSADAPGSPERYIASRISTRHTHGTGCTTASALTALLARGLDMKEAVRQAKSFTLAAIRAAGPLGGGTGSLWHAAWRMGAQSESSEWNASEAELAGIRAGSTD; this is encoded by the coding sequence ATGAGTGGATGGATAGCGCCTGCGGTTACCGGCGGGTATGAACCCGTTAAACGTGTACTTACTATAGCAGGCTCGGATTCGGGCGGCGGAGCTGGAATTCAGGCGGATTTGAAGACGTTCCAGGAGCTCGGAGTTTTCGGCATGAGCGTGGTGACCGCGATCACCGCGCAAAACTCACTCGGCGTTCAAGGTGTACATCCCCTCTCGGTGGAAGTGGTGGCGCAGCAACTGGATTCCGTCTTAGATGACATCGGTGCTGATGCGATCAAAACCGGTATGCTGTTTTCATCAGAGCTGATTGAGGCCATATGCGTTAAGCTGGAGTACTCTCGCATACGTAGTCTCGTTGTCGACCCTGTTATGATTTCCAAGCACGGCTCTCGTTTGCTGGAGGCACAGGCAGTGGAGTCGATGATAGGCCAGTTGTTCCCGCTTGCGGAGGTGATCACGCCTAATTTACCGGAGGCATGTGCACTGCTCGGTTGGGACGAAAGTGAGCTCGCTACGGTCGACCAGATGGAAGCTGCCGCGCGCGAGCTGCTGAAACTCGGAAGCCGACATGTACTGCTGAAAGGAGGCCACCTTTCGGGGGGCAGCGAAGCGGTCGATATTTTGCTATCCGCAGATGCGCCTGGAAGTCCTGAGCGTTATATCGCATCGCGTATTTCGACTCGTCATACACATGGGACCGGCTGCACAACGGCTTCGGCGTTGACTGCTTTACTGGCACGTGGGCTAGATATGAAGGAAGCGGTGCGTCAGGCCAAGTCGTTTACGCTGGCGGCTATTCGTGCTGCTGGGCCGCTTGGCGGCGGTACTGGATCTCTCTGGCACGCCGCTTGGAGAATGGGGGCGCAGAGTGAATCGAGCGAGTGGAATGCGTCTGAGGCTGAGCTGGCCGGAATTAGGGCAGGCAGTACAGATTAA
- a CDS encoding Glycosyltransferase, GT2 family: MKSAKQVKRRHSKAKEKEYKQGLQDGYVQGQEAGRQAFGVPWPGTSIIIPTFDKCDYLSQCIDSILAHTPEPYEIIVVDNASTDGTAKMMVHLIGKLGHERLRWGIMEHNAGFAAAVNRGMMMARGEKLLLLNNDTIVTERWLENMTACLEQLPDAGIVGPVTNFISGSQLVSVPYETISDMHKWARKHNEPDPDRWRETDRLTGFCMLMRRELMGEIGYFDEGYAIGNYEDDDYGLRTRLHGLKLIIAGDSFIHHYGNVSIRDFGSRMEEITQHNRSFFQRKWEHADALLEQSASMARSEKTARSELQLYPGGIAASAANGTLWWIENGCRWKIVGLWPYPVIRLAMPLLRRLRVSLKPILAEQAASRWHGSSTAPPLPEMPDVALTSEFTTAKPSAADEAAIAVAASSAASSAEVAREATGSSTVPPSLVMLPSNSLGYVESGQLRLFLNQQAVEDWGLSSKPIVHMLTQNEAEKLTVGLPIISPPQLLQRL, encoded by the coding sequence ATGAAATCTGCCAAGCAAGTGAAACGCCGTCACTCAAAAGCAAAAGAGAAAGAGTATAAGCAGGGGCTGCAAGATGGCTATGTACAAGGTCAGGAGGCTGGACGCCAAGCGTTTGGAGTGCCTTGGCCGGGTACGAGTATCATAATTCCCACCTTTGACAAATGCGATTATTTGAGCCAATGCATCGACAGCATCCTCGCACATACGCCGGAGCCTTACGAAATCATCGTCGTGGATAACGCTTCTACCGACGGGACGGCAAAGATGATGGTTCACCTCATCGGCAAGCTCGGCCACGAACGGCTTCGCTGGGGCATCATGGAGCATAACGCCGGTTTCGCCGCGGCGGTTAATCGAGGCATGATGATGGCACGCGGAGAAAAGCTGTTATTGCTCAACAACGACACGATCGTGACCGAACGCTGGCTGGAAAATATGACGGCTTGCCTTGAGCAGCTGCCGGATGCCGGGATTGTCGGCCCGGTGACTAATTTCATCAGCGGCTCTCAGCTTGTTTCTGTTCCTTACGAGACAATTTCCGACATGCATAAATGGGCGCGCAAGCATAATGAGCCTGACCCTGACCGCTGGCGAGAAACAGATCGACTGACCGGCTTTTGCATGCTGATGCGGCGGGAGTTGATGGGTGAGATCGGTTATTTTGATGAGGGATATGCGATAGGTAACTACGAGGATGACGATTATGGGCTCAGGACGCGGCTGCATGGATTGAAGCTCATTATCGCCGGAGATTCGTTCATTCACCATTACGGCAATGTTAGTATTCGTGACTTTGGCAGCCGTATGGAAGAGATAACGCAACACAACCGAAGCTTCTTCCAGCGCAAATGGGAGCATGCCGACGCATTGCTAGAGCAATCGGCATCAATGGCCAGGAGCGAAAAAACTGCAAGAAGTGAGCTTCAGCTTTATCCAGGTGGAATAGCCGCTTCAGCTGCGAATGGCACGCTTTGGTGGATTGAGAACGGCTGCCGCTGGAAAATTGTCGGACTATGGCCGTATCCAGTCATTCGCCTGGCGATGCCGCTGCTGCGCCGACTTCGAGTCTCGCTGAAGCCTATTCTGGCTGAGCAAGCAGCAAGTCGCTGGCACGGCAGCTCAACGGCACCGCCATTGCCGGAAATGCCAGATGTGGCCCTTACATCCGAATTTACAACAGCAAAGCCATCGGCTGCGGATGAAGCAGCGATCGCTGTCGCCGCAAGCAGCGCTGCTTCATCTGCAGAAGTTGCTCGGGAAGCCACTGGCAGCAGCACTGTCCCCCCTTCACTGGTGATGCTGCCGAGCAACAGCTTGGGTTACGTCGAGAGTGGACAGCTGCGGCTGTTCCTGAACCAGCAAGCAGTTGAGGACTGGGGACTGTCGAGCAAACCGATTGTGCACATGCTGACGCAGAATGAGGCAGAGAAGCTTACGGTCGGTCTGCCGATCATTTCGCCGCCTCAGCTGTTGCAACGGCTGTAA
- a CDS encoding glucose-1-phosphate thymidylyltransferase translates to MKAILLAGGTGTRLRPLTSLMNKHMLPVYNFPMIHYAVRTLVEAGADEILLVTGRQSADLFINYLGSGAEHGARITYLIQEQAGGIAQALDLAKPFIAREEKFLMLLGDNLVENSLRPYIDSYMKQEAGTAMVLLKQVPDPHRYGVPVFNEAGRIEIIKEKPVNPATKFSVTGIYLYDGSVFDIVAAMIPSARGELEITDVNNVYARNGMLHHEVLSGWWTDAGTFESLHEAAIWMKERQQEAIDSNPTIDDNAAIGVGDTNAASE, encoded by the coding sequence GTGAAAGCCATTTTGCTCGCGGGAGGCACCGGTACCCGGCTCCGTCCGCTGACGAGCTTGATGAACAAACATATGCTACCGGTTTACAACTTTCCTATGATCCACTACGCAGTTCGGACGCTTGTTGAGGCCGGTGCGGATGAAATTCTGCTTGTTACGGGGCGGCAGTCCGCCGACCTGTTCATTAACTACCTCGGCAGCGGGGCGGAGCATGGAGCTCGCATCACTTATCTCATTCAGGAGCAGGCTGGCGGCATCGCGCAAGCGCTGGATCTGGCGAAGCCTTTTATCGCTAGAGAGGAAAAGTTTCTTATGCTGCTCGGCGACAATCTGGTGGAGAACTCGCTGAGACCCTACATCGATTCTTACATGAAGCAAGAGGCAGGAACGGCGATGGTGCTGCTCAAGCAAGTGCCCGATCCGCATCGCTATGGAGTGCCTGTTTTCAACGAAGCGGGACGGATCGAGATCATCAAGGAGAAACCGGTGAACCCGGCAACGAAATTCAGCGTGACTGGAATTTATCTATACGATGGCAGTGTGTTTGATATCGTTGCGGCAATGATACCATCGGCACGAGGCGAGCTGGAAATAACCGATGTAAATAACGTTTATGCTCGAAACGGCATGCTGCACCATGAGGTTTTGTCCGGCTGGTGGACGGATGCAGGAACGTTCGAATCGCTGCATGAGGCCGCTATTTGGATGAAGGAGCGACAGCAAGAGGCAATCGATTCAAACCCTACGATTGATGATAATGCTGCAATTGGAGTAGGTGATACAAACGCTGCAAGCGAATAA